The Astyanax mexicanus isolate ESR-SI-001 chromosome 20, AstMex3_surface, whole genome shotgun sequence genome contains a region encoding:
- the setd1ba gene encoding histone-lysine N-methyltransferase SETD1B-A isoform X3, whose amino-acid sequence MSRPGERDRGRVSEEHNRRTSAPMNGMENSSGERRGHHWRSYKLIIDPALRTGSHKLYRYDGQHFSSPNSGIPPVDIVRDPRIGRLWTKYKETDLPVPKFKIDECYVGRIPPKEVTFARLNDNIREGFLTDMCKKFGEIEEVEILYNPKNKKHLGIAKVMFGSVRAAKDAVQNLHNTSVMGNIIHVELDPKGENRLRYVERLVNGSYTPLTLPVGEESCEVSPRSLAEALLACEPLRRLSESSSSVVAGTVTPGSTSTPLSLDTAYSSLRQETPQSQGTPHTPRPTGTPFSQDSTYSSRQGTPALQPNRTEGSGGYKSRRHETKFQNAYKRIPQRHYVHLAGGAYRANAEQSSNFKQHQPPEPPSPAFLNTPPLPVTPSFKPASFPTYQPPLPPVYPHAEPPAYPPQPLQRELEYLRPQAPPPSTPDFMTVRDRPKTPPMPEPPPEPTTQPTACTPPPSTPDPCPSPAPEVERNSLDSRIEMLLKEKRTKLPFLTDRGDSDGEVRMEGSPISSSSSQMSPIPPCPAQRPSRPSSTGLEDISPTPLPDSDEDEPIAGTASLMLRPRSTSPPNAHGLNMTGGPRTPTEKPDSGMQSSGEDMEISDDEMPGTPISGGDCAKGIMVNSALSPLAPQALGIPPPGFPPLPHHPQAGYALTHHHLGPHTTVPTPHPTHLAAHLMPPLPPYPGMVPMMPVDLMSCLPQWGSVHMSFQMQTQVLSRIAQSQHPYPYPHYLSGAAGAGASAGAMQFGGPYQPLSMVGTPSGGVGHGQQWPLPSMPRYNPTVPPPRYDTQKEDSHKATVDGVLMVIVKELKAIMKRDLNRKMVEVVAFRAFDEWWEKKERSAKATLTPVKPGEGKEEEKERAKPKETLSARLLENWSKGEGLGYESIGLGIGLRGAIRLPSFKVKRKEPPDPASSAENKRARPSTPVDDELDDEERTDLPADGTRLDADNSAAKRRHSRPVELDSEGEEEEEEEEETSGREELSLSDREEEPEGETSERLSTGKEPGDDEEEKDEESESEASSSSDSSDEEGSSSSKSGPDSSSSSSESSSEYDSSSEEEREEEEEEEEAEVAMEVGEEEETRTSSTSSSSSSSSSDEEEESEVKALSTPPGPPLEKECESGQQGAEEAVPPNRTAVENLRPPSPKGLPVEEQDVDVDIPKVEVSVEDVGTLRPLTPTGSLADSDLDVRPKSQSEEEVPRTPGRDGPAPSELDTNTQMTSSDVTPSKKKAGRAKAKKPPTPVTPEDALPEPPPVTPSLPPEPPVKDLFPDRPDQAFGRPDAEPQLPEPEPDTDDLDDLGQTVLPPSPGVHDDMLYEPVQKTRRQRRSWEELLLSMHSPAASPPRPSYVPRSEFEEMTILYDIWNDGIDEEDIKYLKITYDKLLQQDNVNDWLNDTLWVHHPTTSGGSLPGLKKKRREDGMRDHVTGCARSEGYYKIDKKDKLKYLISSRPQFDEPDKDTQGKSIPAQPHASTRAGSERRSEQRRLLSSFSCDSDLLKFNQLKFRKKKIRFCKSHIHDWGLFAMEPIAADEMVIEYVGQNIRQVIADMREKRYEEEGIGSSYMFRVDHDTIIDATKCGNFARFINHSCNPNCYAKVITVESQKKIVIYSRQPINVNEEITYDYKFPIEDEKIPCLCGAENCRGTLN is encoded by the exons atgtCCAGGCCAggggagagagatagaggcagGGTGAGTGAGGAGCACAACCGCAGGACTTCAG CTCCGATGAACGGGATGGAGAACAGTTCGGGAGAGAGACGCGGCCATCACTGGAGAAGCTACAAGCTGATCATTGACCCGGCACTCCGGACGGGTTCCCACAAGCTCTACAGATATGATGGGCAGCACTTCAGCTCACCG aaTTCTGGAATCCCCCCGGTGGACATAGTCAGGGACCCCCGGATCGGCCGCCTGTGGACAAAATACAAGGAGACAGATCTGCCGGTGCCCAAGTTTAAG ATTGACGAGTGCTACGTTGGCCGCATCCCCCCGAAAGAGGTCACCTTTGCCCGGCTGAACGACAACATCAGAGAGGGCTTCCTGACGGACATGTGCAAGAAGTTTGGCGAGATCGAGGAGGTGGAGATTTTGTACAACCCCAAAAACAAGAAGCACCTGGGAATAGCCAAAGTGATGTTTGGGTCGGTGCGTGCCGCAAAGGACGCTGTGCAGAACCTCCACAACACCTCGGTCATGGGGAACATTATCCACGTAGAGCTGGACCCTAAAG GTGAGAATCGGCTGCGGTATGTCGAGCGCTTAGTGAATGGCAGTTACACGCCGCTCACGCTGCCGGTGGGGGAGGAGTCCTGCGAGGTTTCTCCGCGCAGCTTGGCTGAGGCTTTACTG gcgtgTGAGCCGTTGCGGAGACTCTCTGAGAGCAGTTCCTCGGTGGTCGCAGGCACCGTGACTCCGGGCAGCACCAGCACCCCCCTGAGCCTGGACACGGCATACTCCAGCCTGAGGCAGGAAACCCCCCAGTCCCAAGGAACACCCCACACCCCCCGCCCCACTGGAACACCTTTCTCTCAGGACTCCACCTACTCCAGCAG GCAGGGCACCCCGGCGTTACAGCCGAACCGCACTGAGGGCTCGGGTGGGTACAAGTCGAGACGACACGAGACCAAATTTCAGAATGCCTACAAACGTATACCACAGAGACACTATGTGCATTTGGCGGGCGGAGCTTACCGGGCCAATGCAGAGCAGTCAAGCAACTTTAAACAGCACCAACCACCTGAACCCCCGTCACCTGCATTTTTGAACACACCTCCGCTCCCGGTCACGCCCAGCTTCAAACCCGCCTCCTTCCCGACCTACCAGCCCCCCCTACCGCCAGTGTACCCTCACGCTGAGCCCCCGGCGTACCCGCCCCAGCCCCTGCAGCGGGAGCTGGAGTACCTGAGGCCACAGGCTCCGCCTCCCTCTACCCCCGACTTCATGACCGTCAGAGACCGACCTAAAACCCCGCCCATGCCCGAGCCACCCCCGGAGCCCACCACGCAGCCCACTGCCTGCACCCCGCCCCCCAGCACACCTGACCCTTGCCCCTCCCCTGCCCCGGAGGTGGAGCGGAACAGCCTGGACTCCCGGATCGAGATGCTGCTGAAGGAGAAGCGGACGAAGCTGCCGTTCTTGACAGACCGCGGCGACTCGGACGGAGAGGTGCGGATGGAGGGAAGCCCCatctcctcctcgtcctcccaaATGTCCCCCATCCCACCCTGCCCGGCACAGCGTCCCTCGCGGCCCTCCAGCACTGGTCTGGAGGACATTAGCCCCACTCCCCTGCCCGACTCTGATGAGGACGAGCCAATCGCCGGCACCGCCTCCCTGATGCTCCGCCCCCGGAGTACATCGCCGCCAAACGCACACGGCCTGAACATGACTGGGGGCCCGCGGACACCGACCGAAAAACCTGACTCG gGTATGCAGTCATCAGGAGAGGATATGGAGATTTCGGATGATGAAATGCCGGGCACGCCCATCTCAGGGGGAGATTGTGCAAAGGGCATCATGGTGAACTCGGCTCTGTCTCCATTGGCACCACAGGCCTTAGGCATCCCTCCCCCCGGTTTCCCCCCACTACCCCACCACCCCCAGGCTGGCTACGCCCTGACCCACCACCATTTAGGCCCCCACACCACCGTCCCCACGCCGCACCCCACCCACCTGGCTGCACATCTGATGCCCCCGCTGCCCCCGTACCCAGGGATGGTGCCTATGATGCCGGTGGACCTGATGAGCTGCTTGCCTCAGTGGGGCAGCGTGCACATGTCCTTCCAGATGCAGACGCAGGTGCTGAGCCGTATCGCCCAGAGCCAGcacccttacccctacccccaCTACCTGAGTGGCGCAGCAGGGGCTGGTGCCAGCGCTGGTGCCATGCAGTTCGGGGGTCCGTACCAGCCTCTGTCTATGGTGGGTACCCCCTCAGGAGGGGTGGGGCACGGACAGCAGTGGCCTTTACCCAGCATGCCCAGGTATAACCCCACTGTGCCACCTCCCCGGTACGACACGCAGAAGGAGGACTCCCATAAAGCCACGGTGGACGGAGTGCTAATGGTCATCGTCAAGGAGCTCAAGGCCATCATGAAGAGAGACCTCAACCGCAAGATGGTGGAAGTGGTGGCGTTCAGGGCCTTTGATGAGTGGTGGGAGAAGAAGGAGCGGTCAGCTAAG GCAACTTTGACTCCGGTGAAGCCGGGCGAGGgtaaggaggaggagaaggagcggGCAAAACCGAAGGAGACACTGTCAGCCAGGTTGCTTGAGAACTGGAGTAAGGGTGAGGGTCTGGGCTACGAGAGCATTGGCCTGGGCATCGGCTTGCGTGGCGCCATCCGCCTGCCTTCCTTTAAG GTGAAGCGGAAAGAGCCCCCTGACCCCGCCTCCTCTGCGGAGAATAAACGAGCACGGCCGTCCACACCTGTAGACGATGAGCTGGATGATGAAG AGCGAACGGATTTGCCAGCAGATGGCACCAGACTGGATGCTGATAATTCTGCTGCTAAGCGCCGGCACTCCCGGCCGGTGGAGCTGGACAgtgagggagaggaggaggaagaggaggaggaggagacgtCCGGCAGAGAGGAGTTGTCCTTGTCTGACCGGGAGGAGGAGCCTGAGGGAGAAACATCAGAGAGGCTGTCAACTGGCAAG GAGCCgggtgatgatgaggaggagaagGATGAAGAGAGCGAGTCTGAGGCTAGTTCTTCTTCTGATTCGTCTGATGAAG AGGGTTCTTCCTCCTCCAAATCTGGCCcagactcctcctcctcctcatctgaaAGCTCCTCTGAGTATGACTCCAGCTCGGAGGAGGAacgggaggaagaggaggaggaagaggaggcggAGGTCGCCATGGAAGTAGGTGAAGAAGAGGAAACGCGTACGTCCTCAACCTCCTCATCTTCTTCATCCTCATCAtctgatgaagaggaggagtcTGAGGTGAAAGCCCTCAGCACTCCTCCAGGCCCCCCACTGGAGAAGGAGTGCGAGTCCGGGCAGCAGGGGGCTGAGGAGGCGGTTCCACCTAACAGAACGGCGGTAGAAAACCTGCGGCCGCCGTCACCTAAAGGCCTGCCAG TGGAGGAACAGGACGTTGACGTGGACATCCCTAAGGTGGAGGTATCTGTAGAGGATGTGGGAACCCTGCGGCCCCTTACCCCAACAGGTTCTCTAGCTGACAGCGACTTGGACGTCCGGCCAAAAAGCCAGTCAGAAGAGGAGGTACCGCGGACCCCTGGGCGAGATGGCCCTGCACCTTCAGAGCTGGACACCAATACCCAAATGACATCTTCAG ATGTCACTCCAAGCAAGAAGAAAGCGGGACGTGCCAAGGCTAAAAAGCCCCCGACACCTGTAACACCTGAAGATGCTCTGCCGGAGCCTCCCCCAGTGACCCCCTCGCTGCCTCCGGAGCCTCCAGTAAAGGACCTGTTCCCAGATCGCCCCGACCAAGCGTTTGGGAGGCCGGATGCGGAGCCCCAGCTTCCTGAACCTGAGCCAGACACTGATGACCTGGATGATCTTGGTCAAACAGTTCTGCCCCCTAGTCCTGGAGTCCATGACGACATGCTGTACGAACCAGTGCAGAAGACCCGTCGTCAGCGACGCAGCTGGGAGGAGCTCCTGCTCTCCATGCATTCTCCAGCTGCCTCCCCACCACGGCCCAGCTACGTGCCCCGCTCTGAATTCGAGGAAATGACCATCCTCTATGACATCTGGAATGACGGCATCGACGAGGAGGACATCAAATACTTGAAGATCACCTATGACAAATTGCTTCAGCAGGACAACGTCAATGACTGGCTCAACGACACACTTTGGGTCCATCACCCTA CCACCAGCGGGGGTAGTCTGCCCGGCCTGAAGAAGAAGAGGCGTGAGGATGGGATGCGGGATCATGTGACCGGCTGTGCTCGCAGCGAGGGCTACTACAAAATCGACAAGAAGGACAAACTGAAGTACCTGATCAGCTCCCGGCCTCAGTTTGACGAGCCGGACAAGGACACACAG GGGAAGAGTATTCCTGCCCAGCCTCACGCCTCCACCCGAGCCGGTTCCGAACGCCGGTCCGAACAGCGCCGCCTGCTGTCCTCTTTCAGCTGCGACAGCGACCTGCTGAAGTTCAACCAGCTTAAA TTCCGTAAGAAGAAGATCCGGTTCTGTAAGTCTCACATTCACGACTGGGGGCTGTTCGCCATGGAGCCAATCGCCGCCGACGAGATGGTGATCGAATACGTGGGTCAGAATATCAGACAG gtgataGCTGATATGAGGGAGAAGCGTTATGAGGAGGAGGGAATCGGAAGCAGCTACATGTTCCGGGTGGATCACGACACGATCATCGACGCCACCAAGTGCGGCAACTTCGCCCGATTCATCAACCACAGCTGCAAT CCAAACTGCTATGCTAAGGTCATCACTGTGGAGTCCCAGAAGAAGATTGTCATCTACTCTCGACAGCCGATCAACGTTAACGAAGAAATCACGTATGACTATAAGTTCCCCATTGAGGACGAGAAGATCCCGTGTCTGTGCGGAGCCGAGAACTGTCGCGGAACACTCAACTAG
- the setd1ba gene encoding histone-lysine N-methyltransferase SETD1B-A isoform X1 encodes MSRPGERDRGRVSEEHNRRTSAPMNGMENSSGERRGHHWRSYKLIIDPALRTGSHKLYRYDGQHFSSPNSGIPPVDIVRDPRIGRLWTKYKETDLPVPKFKIDECYVGRIPPKEVTFARLNDNIREGFLTDMCKKFGEIEEVEILYNPKNKKHLGIAKVMFGSVRAAKDAVQNLHNTSVMGNIIHVELDPKGENRLRYVERLVNGSYTPLTLPVGEESCEVSPRSLAEALLACEPLRRLSESSSSVVAGTVTPGSTSTPLSLDTAYSSLRQETPQSQGTPHTPRPTGTPFSQDSTYSSRQGTPALQPNRTEGSGGYKSRRHETKFQNAYKRIPQRHYVHLAGGAYRANAEQSSNFKQHQPPEPPSPAFLNTPPLPVTPSFKPASFPTYQPPLPPVYPHAEPPAYPPQPLQRELEYLRPQAPPPSTPDFMTVRDRPKTPPMPEPPPEPTTQPTACTPPPSTPDPCPSPAPEVERNSLDSRIEMLLKEKRTKLPFLTDRGDSDGEVRMEGSPISSSSSQMSPIPPCPAQRPSRPSSTGLEDISPTPLPDSDEDEPIAGTASLMLRPRSTSPPNAHGLNMTGGPRTPTEKPDSGMQSSGEDMEISDDEMPGTPISGGDCAKGIMVNSALSPLAPQALGIPPPGFPPLPHHPQAGYALTHHHLGPHTTVPTPHPTHLAAHLMPPLPPYPGMVPMMPVDLMSCLPQWGSVHMSFQMQTQVLSRIAQSQHPYPYPHYLSGAAGAGASAGAMQFGGPYQPLSMVGTPSGGVGHGQQWPLPSMPRYNPTVPPPRYDTQKEDSHKATVDGVLMVIVKELKAIMKRDLNRKMVEVVAFRAFDEWWEKKERSAKATLTPVKPGEGKEEEKERAKPKETLSARLLENWSKGEGLGYESIGLGIGLRGAIRLPSFKVKRKEPPDPASSAENKRARPSTPVDDELDDEERTDLPADGTRLDADNSAAKRRHSRPVELDSEGEEEEEEEEETSGREELSLSDREEEPEGETSERLSTGKEPGDDEEEKDEESESEASSSSDSSDEEGSSSSKSGPDSSSSSSESSSEYDSSSEEEREEEEEEEEAEVAMEVGEEEETRTSSTSSSSSSSSSDEEEESEVKALSTPPGPPLEKECESGQQGAEEAVPPNRTAVENLRPPSPKGLPVEEQDVDVDIPKVEVSVEDVGTLRPLTPTGSLADSDLDVRPKSQSEEEVPRTPGRDGPAPSELDTNTQMTSSGQSIHLPLPTSHALLPPPPDSCGRVRLQTDEEVPRTPGRDLRKGQSTETAPETPGSDAPLTGNSLALSLALSSPHVPGSPFSYPAQSPVLSAGIPRTPGRDLTFTPVFPDPAASSVGPLHRKASSDSLEEKPVFKEPALKEPPLSAYLPTTTAASLTLPAAAAAASPQELSAVPQTSPPASIEGSTPLPSTDQPIPLTEIPVPLDVTPSKKKAGRAKAKKPPTPVTPEDALPEPPPVTPSLPPEPPVKDLFPDRPDQAFGRPDAEPQLPEPEPDTDDLDDLGQTVLPPSPGVHDDMLYEPVQKTRRQRRSWEELLLSMHSPAASPPRPSYVPRSEFEEMTILYDIWNDGIDEEDIKYLKITYDKLLQQDNVNDWLNDTLWVHHPTTSGGSLPGLKKKRREDGMRDHVTGCARSEGYYKIDKKDKLKYLISSRPQFDEPDKDTQGKSIPAQPHASTRAGSERRSEQRRLLSSFSCDSDLLKFNQLKFRKKKIRFCKSHIHDWGLFAMEPIAADEMVIEYVGQNIRQVIADMREKRYEEEGIGSSYMFRVDHDTIIDATKCGNFARFINHSCNPNCYAKVITVESQKKIVIYSRQPINVNEEITYDYKFPIEDEKIPCLCGAENCRGTLN; translated from the exons atgtCCAGGCCAggggagagagatagaggcagGGTGAGTGAGGAGCACAACCGCAGGACTTCAG CTCCGATGAACGGGATGGAGAACAGTTCGGGAGAGAGACGCGGCCATCACTGGAGAAGCTACAAGCTGATCATTGACCCGGCACTCCGGACGGGTTCCCACAAGCTCTACAGATATGATGGGCAGCACTTCAGCTCACCG aaTTCTGGAATCCCCCCGGTGGACATAGTCAGGGACCCCCGGATCGGCCGCCTGTGGACAAAATACAAGGAGACAGATCTGCCGGTGCCCAAGTTTAAG ATTGACGAGTGCTACGTTGGCCGCATCCCCCCGAAAGAGGTCACCTTTGCCCGGCTGAACGACAACATCAGAGAGGGCTTCCTGACGGACATGTGCAAGAAGTTTGGCGAGATCGAGGAGGTGGAGATTTTGTACAACCCCAAAAACAAGAAGCACCTGGGAATAGCCAAAGTGATGTTTGGGTCGGTGCGTGCCGCAAAGGACGCTGTGCAGAACCTCCACAACACCTCGGTCATGGGGAACATTATCCACGTAGAGCTGGACCCTAAAG GTGAGAATCGGCTGCGGTATGTCGAGCGCTTAGTGAATGGCAGTTACACGCCGCTCACGCTGCCGGTGGGGGAGGAGTCCTGCGAGGTTTCTCCGCGCAGCTTGGCTGAGGCTTTACTG gcgtgTGAGCCGTTGCGGAGACTCTCTGAGAGCAGTTCCTCGGTGGTCGCAGGCACCGTGACTCCGGGCAGCACCAGCACCCCCCTGAGCCTGGACACGGCATACTCCAGCCTGAGGCAGGAAACCCCCCAGTCCCAAGGAACACCCCACACCCCCCGCCCCACTGGAACACCTTTCTCTCAGGACTCCACCTACTCCAGCAG GCAGGGCACCCCGGCGTTACAGCCGAACCGCACTGAGGGCTCGGGTGGGTACAAGTCGAGACGACACGAGACCAAATTTCAGAATGCCTACAAACGTATACCACAGAGACACTATGTGCATTTGGCGGGCGGAGCTTACCGGGCCAATGCAGAGCAGTCAAGCAACTTTAAACAGCACCAACCACCTGAACCCCCGTCACCTGCATTTTTGAACACACCTCCGCTCCCGGTCACGCCCAGCTTCAAACCCGCCTCCTTCCCGACCTACCAGCCCCCCCTACCGCCAGTGTACCCTCACGCTGAGCCCCCGGCGTACCCGCCCCAGCCCCTGCAGCGGGAGCTGGAGTACCTGAGGCCACAGGCTCCGCCTCCCTCTACCCCCGACTTCATGACCGTCAGAGACCGACCTAAAACCCCGCCCATGCCCGAGCCACCCCCGGAGCCCACCACGCAGCCCACTGCCTGCACCCCGCCCCCCAGCACACCTGACCCTTGCCCCTCCCCTGCCCCGGAGGTGGAGCGGAACAGCCTGGACTCCCGGATCGAGATGCTGCTGAAGGAGAAGCGGACGAAGCTGCCGTTCTTGACAGACCGCGGCGACTCGGACGGAGAGGTGCGGATGGAGGGAAGCCCCatctcctcctcgtcctcccaaATGTCCCCCATCCCACCCTGCCCGGCACAGCGTCCCTCGCGGCCCTCCAGCACTGGTCTGGAGGACATTAGCCCCACTCCCCTGCCCGACTCTGATGAGGACGAGCCAATCGCCGGCACCGCCTCCCTGATGCTCCGCCCCCGGAGTACATCGCCGCCAAACGCACACGGCCTGAACATGACTGGGGGCCCGCGGACACCGACCGAAAAACCTGACTCG gGTATGCAGTCATCAGGAGAGGATATGGAGATTTCGGATGATGAAATGCCGGGCACGCCCATCTCAGGGGGAGATTGTGCAAAGGGCATCATGGTGAACTCGGCTCTGTCTCCATTGGCACCACAGGCCTTAGGCATCCCTCCCCCCGGTTTCCCCCCACTACCCCACCACCCCCAGGCTGGCTACGCCCTGACCCACCACCATTTAGGCCCCCACACCACCGTCCCCACGCCGCACCCCACCCACCTGGCTGCACATCTGATGCCCCCGCTGCCCCCGTACCCAGGGATGGTGCCTATGATGCCGGTGGACCTGATGAGCTGCTTGCCTCAGTGGGGCAGCGTGCACATGTCCTTCCAGATGCAGACGCAGGTGCTGAGCCGTATCGCCCAGAGCCAGcacccttacccctacccccaCTACCTGAGTGGCGCAGCAGGGGCTGGTGCCAGCGCTGGTGCCATGCAGTTCGGGGGTCCGTACCAGCCTCTGTCTATGGTGGGTACCCCCTCAGGAGGGGTGGGGCACGGACAGCAGTGGCCTTTACCCAGCATGCCCAGGTATAACCCCACTGTGCCACCTCCCCGGTACGACACGCAGAAGGAGGACTCCCATAAAGCCACGGTGGACGGAGTGCTAATGGTCATCGTCAAGGAGCTCAAGGCCATCATGAAGAGAGACCTCAACCGCAAGATGGTGGAAGTGGTGGCGTTCAGGGCCTTTGATGAGTGGTGGGAGAAGAAGGAGCGGTCAGCTAAG GCAACTTTGACTCCGGTGAAGCCGGGCGAGGgtaaggaggaggagaaggagcggGCAAAACCGAAGGAGACACTGTCAGCCAGGTTGCTTGAGAACTGGAGTAAGGGTGAGGGTCTGGGCTACGAGAGCATTGGCCTGGGCATCGGCTTGCGTGGCGCCATCCGCCTGCCTTCCTTTAAG GTGAAGCGGAAAGAGCCCCCTGACCCCGCCTCCTCTGCGGAGAATAAACGAGCACGGCCGTCCACACCTGTAGACGATGAGCTGGATGATGAAG AGCGAACGGATTTGCCAGCAGATGGCACCAGACTGGATGCTGATAATTCTGCTGCTAAGCGCCGGCACTCCCGGCCGGTGGAGCTGGACAgtgagggagaggaggaggaagaggaggaggaggagacgtCCGGCAGAGAGGAGTTGTCCTTGTCTGACCGGGAGGAGGAGCCTGAGGGAGAAACATCAGAGAGGCTGTCAACTGGCAAG GAGCCgggtgatgatgaggaggagaagGATGAAGAGAGCGAGTCTGAGGCTAGTTCTTCTTCTGATTCGTCTGATGAAG AGGGTTCTTCCTCCTCCAAATCTGGCCcagactcctcctcctcctcatctgaaAGCTCCTCTGAGTATGACTCCAGCTCGGAGGAGGAacgggaggaagaggaggaggaagaggaggcggAGGTCGCCATGGAAGTAGGTGAAGAAGAGGAAACGCGTACGTCCTCAACCTCCTCATCTTCTTCATCCTCATCAtctgatgaagaggaggagtcTGAGGTGAAAGCCCTCAGCACTCCTCCAGGCCCCCCACTGGAGAAGGAGTGCGAGTCCGGGCAGCAGGGGGCTGAGGAGGCGGTTCCACCTAACAGAACGGCGGTAGAAAACCTGCGGCCGCCGTCACCTAAAGGCCTGCCAG TGGAGGAACAGGACGTTGACGTGGACATCCCTAAGGTGGAGGTATCTGTAGAGGATGTGGGAACCCTGCGGCCCCTTACCCCAACAGGTTCTCTAGCTGACAGCGACTTGGACGTCCGGCCAAAAAGCCAGTCAGAAGAGGAGGTACCGCGGACCCCTGGGCGAGATGGCCCTGCACCTTCAGAGCTGGACACCAATACCCAAATGACATCTTCAGGTCAGTCTATTCACCTCCCTCTGCCCACCAGCCATGCTCTCCTGCCCCCTCCCCCAGACTCCTGTGGGCGGGTGCGTCTGCAGACGGATGAGGAGGTCCCACGGACACCTGGTCGAGATCTACGGAAAGGTCAAAGCACTGAGACCGCCCCTGAAACTCCCGGCAGCGATGCCCCGCTCACAGGTAACAGCTTAGCTCTCAGCTTGGCTCTTAGCTCACCCCACGTTCCTGGCAGCCCTTTCTCCTACCCTGCCCAGTCCCCAGTCCTCAGTGCGGGCATTCCGCGGACTCCAGGCAGGGACCTGACCTTTACACCTGTTTTCCCCGACCCTGCTGCCTCCTCTGTCGGCCCCTTGCACAGGAAAGCCTCGTCTGACAGTCTGGAGGAGAAGCCTGTGTTTAAAGAGCCGGCGTTAAAAGAGCCTCCGCTCAGCGCTTACTTACCTACTACCACTGCTGCTTCCCTCACTCTCCCtgccgctgccgccgctgctTCCCCCCAGGAGCTTTCTGCGGTCCCTCAAACCTCACCGCCTGCATCTATAGAAGGTTCCACCCCTCTACCCTCCACTGACCAGCCTATTCCACTCACAGAGATTCCTGTACCCCTAGATGTCACTCCAAGCAAGAAGAAAGCGGGACGTGCCAAGGCTAAAAAGCCCCCGACACCTGTAACACCTGAAGATGCTCTGCCGGAGCCTCCCCCAGTGACCCCCTCGCTGCCTCCGGAGCCTCCAGTAAAGGACCTGTTCCCAGATCGCCCCGACCAAGCGTTTGGGAGGCCGGATGCGGAGCCCCAGCTTCCTGAACCTGAGCCAGACACTGATGACCTGGATGATCTTGGTCAAACAGTTCTGCCCCCTAGTCCTGGAGTCCATGACGACATGCTGTACGAACCAGTGCAGAAGACCCGTCGTCAGCGACGCAGCTGGGAGGAGCTCCTGCTCTCCATGCATTCTCCAGCTGCCTCCCCACCACGGCCCAGCTACGTGCCCCGCTCTGAATTCGAGGAAATGACCATCCTCTATGACATCTGGAATGACGGCATCGACGAGGAGGACATCAAATACTTGAAGATCACCTATGACAAATTGCTTCAGCAGGACAACGTCAATGACTGGCTCAACGACACACTTTGGGTCCATCACCCTA CCACCAGCGGGGGTAGTCTGCCCGGCCTGAAGAAGAAGAGGCGTGAGGATGGGATGCGGGATCATGTGACCGGCTGTGCTCGCAGCGAGGGCTACTACAAAATCGACAAGAAGGACAAACTGAAGTACCTGATCAGCTCCCGGCCTCAGTTTGACGAGCCGGACAAGGACACACAG GGGAAGAGTATTCCTGCCCAGCCTCACGCCTCCACCCGAGCCGGTTCCGAACGCCGGTCCGAACAGCGCCGCCTGCTGTCCTCTTTCAGCTGCGACAGCGACCTGCTGAAGTTCAACCAGCTTAAA TTCCGTAAGAAGAAGATCCGGTTCTGTAAGTCTCACATTCACGACTGGGGGCTGTTCGCCATGGAGCCAATCGCCGCCGACGAGATGGTGATCGAATACGTGGGTCAGAATATCAGACAG gtgataGCTGATATGAGGGAGAAGCGTTATGAGGAGGAGGGAATCGGAAGCAGCTACATGTTCCGGGTGGATCACGACACGATCATCGACGCCACCAAGTGCGGCAACTTCGCCCGATTCATCAACCACAGCTGCAAT CCAAACTGCTATGCTAAGGTCATCACTGTGGAGTCCCAGAAGAAGATTGTCATCTACTCTCGACAGCCGATCAACGTTAACGAAGAAATCACGTATGACTATAAGTTCCCCATTGAGGACGAGAAGATCCCGTGTCTGTGCGGAGCCGAGAACTGTCGCGGAACACTCAACTAG